The Candidatus Methylomirabilis sp. genome includes a region encoding these proteins:
- a CDS encoding metallophosphoesterase — MKERKFHFGEFLRHLRIKKLPAEIPGVYRRGEVTGELQEYTPMHDSFEFIENGADMGRITQPGVTRREFLAKSAMAGTAAGVLLSGVPLVSVVNVASAEGRVTPFRFAVLADPHLQITWAPENHTTARFVQTFERGVAEINQLNPQPDIVFFMGDLAHLGRKEEMELGQRILARLKTKKILQINGEHDWYYDMGAAYEQLFGKIPWALDYNGVHFVAVNNILTRDYWTDRGWTPQQRMGEMLKLDGKVAGLWGIGQAQLEWLRNHLKTVPKETPLVVMTHAPLWMYYPNWGFATVEGISILEMLKPFKSVTCLHGHVHQAVYKEIEHIRSIGMLSTAWPWPYPPVALPLEMKRMPRSDPGDPFDGVGWGKGFVDLVTRGTQYTVYNEYHIFGRPEERYPGGHPTKRYA; from the coding sequence ATGAAGGAGAGGAAGTTCCACTTCGGGGAATTCCTCAGGCATCTCCGGATCAAGAAGCTTCCGGCCGAGATCCCGGGGGTCTACCGGCGAGGGGAGGTCACGGGCGAGCTGCAGGAATACACGCCCATGCACGACTCCTTCGAGTTCATCGAGAATGGGGCGGACATGGGGCGGATCACGCAGCCCGGGGTCACCCGGCGGGAGTTCCTCGCCAAGAGCGCCATGGCCGGCACGGCGGCCGGGGTCCTCCTGAGCGGGGTGCCGCTGGTCAGCGTGGTAAACGTCGCGAGTGCCGAGGGACGGGTCACCCCGTTCCGATTCGCCGTCCTGGCCGACCCGCACCTGCAGATCACCTGGGCGCCGGAAAACCACACGACCGCGCGCTTCGTGCAGACGTTCGAGAGGGGCGTGGCGGAGATCAACCAACTCAACCCTCAGCCGGACATCGTCTTCTTCATGGGGGACCTGGCCCACCTCGGCCGGAAGGAAGAGATGGAGCTGGGGCAAAGGATCCTCGCCAGGCTCAAAACCAAGAAGATCCTCCAGATCAACGGCGAGCACGACTGGTATTACGACATGGGGGCGGCCTACGAGCAGTTGTTCGGGAAGATTCCGTGGGCTCTCGATTACAACGGCGTGCACTTCGTGGCCGTGAATAACATCCTCACGAGGGACTACTGGACCGACCGGGGATGGACCCCCCAGCAGCGGATGGGCGAGATGCTGAAGCTGGACGGGAAGGTCGCCGGGCTCTGGGGGATCGGTCAGGCCCAGTTGGAATGGCTGCGCAACCATCTCAAGACGGTCCCCAAGGAGACTCCCCTCGTGGTCATGACCCACGCCCCGCTGTGGATGTACTACCCCAACTGGGGCTTCGCGACCGTGGAAGGGATCTCGATCCTCGAGATGCTAAAGCCCTTCAAGAGCGTCACCTGCCTGCACGGACACGTGCATCAAGCTGTCTATAAGGAGATCGAGCACATCCGGTCCATCGGGATGCTCTCCACCGCCTGGCCGTGGCCCTATCCTCCCGTGGCGCTTCCCCTCGAGATGAAGCGCATGCCGCGGTCCGACCCGGGCGATCCCTTTGATGGGGTGGGCTGGGGCAAGGGCTTCGTGGATCTCGTGACCCGGGGCACGCAGTACACCGTCTACAACGAGTACCACATCTTCGGGCGACCCGAGGAGCGGTATCCTGGGGGGCACCCGACGAAGCGGTACGCCTGA